The nucleotide window TTTTTCacccattttttaattttaatttctgcCTTGCCTTTCGCGAAATTTCTCTTCAGTTTGGTTTCTGTTTATTTTCTTGACAATGAAGAATATACTTTGTAGTCTGAATGTTTAGCGTGTAGCTTCTGAAACAAAACATACATAATTGTTATAAATTCCTATTAAGCTAAACATAATTGACAAACGtaaattatttttgttgtcATTGTAATCAATTGCAATTTTGGCAAAAATTGTTTCAGTCATTGTCTaggttattttatataattagtcCCTCTgacatttataaaataattttagtcattttattcaatttttagaAAGTTATTCTCTTTgaaaaagtgttcgaatactaATGGAATTCTTCTACCAGAAACATTACCGAAACCAAGATAAACTACTTTCAATACTCTCCTTaccaatgtttttttttatttaaaacaccattctgtaatttatttaaaacacCATCTCTACTCTTTCATTTAAAGGTAACATTAAGGTGAAAAAGCCAAAACTCTATCATTAATTTTCACAGTTATTGCTTAAGATATTCAgatgaaataaaagtaaaaatgaaGCTGCTTCATTTAGAATATTATTTTCGGAATTTTAAATCAGTTATTATGGATTGAAAAAAGAATTTATTATCAGGCCTAGTTTTTGCTAACCATCCTTTGAGTGACCATCTTAAAAAAAATCgggaataatatacaatatataataataaaaaataaaaaaatataataataaataaaatgatgatagcagtaataataataacggcgccattaataaaaattattcaagCAGTAGAGAATACTAAAAAGCTATAATATTACTCTATGATATTTTTCGGCACTTGGTGAAGTCACTCTATGTGACTCGGTCACGATTACGATCGCGGCTGGCCGCATGGGACCATTTTTAACAAGGAGCAACTCGCACTATGTTATATGCGGCCAGTTGGCCGCGTGGCCTCGTGTTTATTAATTGTCAATCAATTTTTGCCACTCACATCAGATTCACTCGCAATATGGATATCGATAAAGTAGCTATATTGCTGTGTATTTGTATTCTACAATAAAACGCAAGAGACAAGTATATTGTATAGTTCTCATATTACAAATTCCATCGATAAAAGGACAATTTGCTCATTTCTTTTGTGAATTATGCGATTATAAAATTGAAGAGAAATTCACTACACAAGAATGTTAAAAGTTTCAGTAAATTACTTGTCAAAATTGAAGACAGCATCAGGGGTACATACATAGCAATGCGACTATGCAcagaaaatgaagaaaaacTACTTCTTATATTGAGGTAAGTTTTATTTATGTACACtattttattacaaaaacggaatcattattattacagttattatacgggcgaaaaagaaaaaattagtataatatactaatgACTAAAATTAACATTAAAACTAAGACTAAAACTAAATCTAAAACTCAGAACTAAATCTTAATAAAGCTTTGAGGAAACATGAAAAAAAGATAAATAAAGGGGGTGTTGATATGAAACAATAATGAATTAACTTTGTTGAGAATCATCAAAACATAAAAATAGCGAAGATCCAGCAGCATCGTCATCATTACTTTGTTCGCTGCTACCTGCCGTTGACCGTGATGTGTCAAAAATTTCTTCGAAAGGGCATTGTGATGTCGAACATCCTTGCTGATACATCTGTAGTTGAAGGATCTGGAGTATTATAGTATTGTTGCGAACATCCCTGAAGCTGAGCTTGCTCAAGAGTATTTATAAATTGTCGTTCCACCGACAGTTTTTAGTGCTGGGGCACTTTTTCTAAAATCGTTGACTAAAGATAACAGAAATAATTTGCCCTCATCTTTTTCCTTTTAAAGCGTTGATCAGTTGTTTACCGACTTCTACTTGTAGTTTTTTTTCTTTGCAAGTACTCTAGCTTCGTATGGTCCTCTTGAGCTTTCAATATTTGGATATGTCGCTATACCCTCGGCATCCGCAGATATGCTAGTCTGAGTGCAGGTTTGCGAATTTCCACCATTTAAAAATGATAGCATATTGTAATAAACGTATGCTGACTTTCTCCCTACTGCAGAACCGCTTTTAGCGCCATTCAATCTTCTTCTGTCTCTATGATATGAGTCCTTAATATTGCGCCATTTCTTCTGTAACATCATAcctataacaataataatcttATCATTATTACTGTAGGGTTATTGATCTACACAATGATTATAATCTTTCTTTTCAGATGTCTGACATCAGGAAATTCATTTGTGGATTtgcatcatgtttttcgaattgGCGTTGCAACTGTAAGAGAAATTGTAGGAAAAGTTTGTGTATCCATCTGGGAGTTACAAATTGCAACAGAGTTTGAGCCTATGGCAGATTTTCCAAACTGCCTTGGCACAGTAGGTGGAAAACATAAAAGAATTGTAAAAACAGCAAACAGAATTATATGTCCGTATGTTGACCGACGACTGGATACTAATGAGGTTTTTAATTGCCGTCTTTTTTTAGCTAGACGTTTCGCAGAGCATTCGTTTGGAATAATGGCTAATAAATGGCAGATTATAGACACTGAGAAACAATATTGTATTTGGTATAACTACGTTCGAAGTAGTGACCGTATACTTCTGTACGATATTTGTGTAGCTTTCCAAGATCTCACGAGGATCATTTACTACGAACATGCAGACGTCCTAACAATTTAAAATACAGAAATTCAGTCGCAGATTATTTCCTAAAAGAAGAAGCAGTTCATGATAAAATGATTGTATTTAATTAGTGTGAAATAGATGCTACTATTTGtgtaattctaattctaatcaAAAAAGTTTGTTCACATACTTACATAGTGTGTTTGTTTCTGTTGCGCTCTCGCCGTCAACAAACAACATGGTGATTTCTTCCCATATTCTCTTCTTTAAGAGTTTATTGGAATAGTCATCTGATGACAAATTCCACAACGCTGGCCTCTCTTTAATAACTAAAATGAATTTCTCTGTATCGAAATCCATATTCGACACCACGACGAGAACTTACAGAAACGCGAGTAAATACGAATCGCGAATCAATCGATGTCTATTTGCACAATGGCCGTTTGCCGTTAAATTTTGACCGCAAAAATTGTTTGATAATTGATAAACACGTGACCATGCATGCTTTTCGAATAATGGTTGCATTAGGCCTAAAAATTGACTATGACGCAAGCAAACAGTATTCTGAAAGGAAAGAaagaatgaatgaacgaatgaatgaatgataAAGATTCGCAATCTAGTAATGATTTGGTCAGAAACCTGCAATCCATCGTGGATTCTCTTCAATTatcgctcagcttgtaaacaaaaatgatcgATTATTCTAGTCTCAcgcctcatttttatagttgtttacaatcggcaaccataaaaacgagccgcgaggcttgaataattgtatcccatcttcccaagttgtccatttttgtttacaagctaagcGACAATTGGGGAGAGTTTACCATACTACCCAATTGATATTAGAGTttagattattaaaaaaatttagttCAGTTTATTTTAATGATTTAAAGCTTGACAGGAAAATGGGTACCGTGGACAAAATTTACATAACTGTACGTGGAAATTTTTGACtaaatattagaaaataagaATTTTAAATAAACTATTGTTCGTTTCTCCATTGTattaattgtaaatttataatatttatctttCAGTTCTCGTTCATCAAATACTTATGTCCAATGATCATTTTGTTTGACCATTATGTTATTGTGTCATAAACAAATGTCAATTATCTTTTCTATTTTTACTTCAAATTAAACCAATTTAACGATAACATATGTGTTTCATTCATACAGTGCTctattacatataataaaatttggtATTTCCTGTTATCTTCGTGTAGTATTATTATGTTATGCTTTTAATTGTAATTCGGCGATGTTGTATTATTACATTTCCGTTTTGTAGCTGTGCTACGTTTCAAGGAATATATGCTAACAATTTAAAAGGACACGTGCTAACGAAACATCTAGAGGTGATAATTATGATAAAAAGTGTCAGCTtacttttaattaataattatgcaTAGGAAAAAGTAAGAACGTAACCAATCAATCTATATTTCGTATTACTAATAATCACTttaatgctgacaatttcaCATGTTTCCTCAAATTTTCATTTCTTGGAAATTAAGAATGACAGAGGAAAACTGTTCTCACATTTCTATTCAGCGTATCGAAGTCTAGGAAATCGACCTATTGGGACGTTATTGGAACGcagaaggaaaaagttacaatGGTATAGTGCCATTAGCAACTGACAGCGATAGGCAGACGTGATTTCTCGATAATTGGTTTCACAATTGTAACGATTGCGTTTCAGTTAGTCCGTGCACTTTCCATCACACCTTATTGTATACAAGGACAACACGAAACTACGCaactacatacatacacacgacATATGGTACACCAGTAAAGATCATATATCGTAAACTTTCACTTTAATACCGGTTAATGGAAGAATGTACAGATAAACAGCCGAACATTAATTCAGAGACGAAGATTAAACATTATGTTGACACAGAACTTTATTGTTTTCAACaataacgaaacgaaaaatcAACCTTATTGGAAATACAATGCCGACTGATGTAAATATCACGCAAAGGAAATAAAGAATCTGGTCATACGCTCTACAATTTTCACATTCAATTGTATGGAAAAACGAATcgtgtaattataaaaaataagatatttaaaaatataccaTTATTGTGATCAAATTAAACTGATTTAAGTTAAATTAGCTTGTTTAAAAACTGTTTCAAATGTTTCACCCATTCAAGCAAActataattaataaacaaacatGTTTCTGTAAAAGTCAGGGTTTCAAATATACAGGTTCCTTCTGTTTTGAAAAAAATTTCTGTTCGAACTTATGCGTTCCGTTCAATAAAATATCTGTTTGTTAGAAAAGCTATAGGTATTTATAGATAGTTGTGCGCGATCTTTGCCCAACGAAGGTTTGGAGGTATGTAATGCTGAGCGGTCAATCACAGTCCTCTTACCAAAAGGTATCGCCTTCCAAACTTTGTGGCCAGATCCTTCGGG belongs to Megalopta genalis isolate 19385.01 chromosome 1, iyMegGena1_principal, whole genome shotgun sequence and includes:
- the LOC117218767 gene encoding uncharacterized protein LOC117218767 isoform X2, with translation MRLCTENEEKLLLILRCLTSGNSFVDLHHVFRIGVATVREIVGKVCVSIWELQIATEFEPMADFPNCLGTVGGKHKRILDVSQSIRLE
- the LOC117218767 gene encoding uncharacterized protein LOC117218767 isoform X1, producing MRLCTENEEKLLLILRCLTSGNSFVDLHHVFRIGVATVREIVGKVCVSIWELQIATEFEPMADFPNCLGTVGGKHKRIVKTANRIICPYVDRRLDTNEVFNCRLFLARRFAEHSFGIMANKWQIIDTEKQYCIWYNYVRSSDRILLYDICVAFQDLTRIIYYEHADVLTI